In Sparus aurata chromosome 3, fSpaAur1.1, whole genome shotgun sequence, the following are encoded in one genomic region:
- the LOC115578539 gene encoding uncharacterized protein LOC115578539 codes for MMKKQRMLMELMVLVGLVGLSQGAIQRPDYDDTPNPEFLNPAWMASIPDDQPLSEVTMPGTHNTMAIYGGVYAECQTWSLASQLRAGIRFLDIRLRHVKGNLTLHHGVSYQRGHFGHVLEGVVDFLREYPSETVLMRIKEEFSETNDIYGAVVDYIHRYADWDLLWHSRLVPTMAEARGKIIVLQQFSGPDLGMRYDSMDIADDWKVPSLMYVQEKWQSVYEHLEVAPSGNRGQIFLTFSSGAGVLAYPRAVAQRINPQLYDYLRAKTDLNQRLGIICMDFPAAPIIQMIIDFQLNEGRKRNQAFNPVARRASLKYAISSLRKKFFRH; via the exons ATGATGAAAAAACAGAGGATGTTAATGGAGCTGATGGTGCTTGTGGG ACTCGTTGGTTTGAGTCAGGGTGCCATTCAGAGACCTGACTATGACGACACACCCAACCCAGAGTTCCTCAACCCAGCCTGGATGGCCAGCATCCCTGATGATCAGCCGCTGTCTGAGGTCACCATGCCTGGGACCCACAACACCATGGCCATTTACGGTGGTGTGTATGCTGAGTGCCAGACCTGGAGCCTGGCCTCCCAGCTCCGAGCCGGCATCCGCTTCTTAGACatccgtctccgtcacgtcaaGGGAAACCTCACCCTTCATCACGGGGTGTCTTATCAACGGGGGCACTTCGGCCATGTGCTGGAGGGAGTGGTTGACTTCCTCCGAGAGTATCCCAGTGAGACGGTGCTGATGCGCATAAAGGAGGAGTTCAGTGAGACGAATGACATCTACGGCGCCGTGGTCGACTACATCCATCGTTATGCTGACTGGGACCTCCTGTGGCACAGCAGGCTTGTGCCAACCATGGCAGAGGCCCGGGGGAAAATCATCGTCCTGCAACAGTTTTCTGGGCCAGATTTGGGGATGCGCTATGACTCAATGGACATAGCCGATGACTGGAAG GTACCATCACTTATGTACGTGCAGGAGAAGTGGCAGAGCGTCTATGAACATCTGGAGGTCGCACCGTCAGGAAACAGGGGCCAGATCTTTCTCACCTTCAGCAGTGGTGCCGGTGTGTTGGCGTACCCCAGAGCCGTCGCACAGCGCATCAATCCGCAACTCTACGACTACCTGCGGGCCAAGACCGACCTGAACCAGCGCCTTGGAATCATTTGCATGGACTTCCCAGCTGCTCCTATTATTCAAATGATCATTGACTTCCAGCTAAATGAAGGCAGAAAGAGAAACCAGGCCTTTAACCCAGTAGCTCGCAGGGCAAGTTTGAAATATGCAATTTCTTCACTGAGAAAGAAGTTTTTCAGACATTAG
- the LOC115578424 gene encoding transmembrane protein 272-like has product MEPSPPLGSRPQKAVMISSAVVLNIIWWMVMIAAIFLGATHLDNCPLQPWIPIYLIVLGGASIFALSLTYSTRIWDDGCPGVMSYCCTAFLHFFTFCWIIAGTIWVYPVYPPNYISGDLYCHKTTYLFAFVVTTLVWASMTLVFVCGCCCSCVGVCKAVRAGRRLIPNRYSFYGALSEEPPAGDV; this is encoded by the exons ATGGAACCGTCTCCACCGCTGGGATCCAGGCCTCAAAAGGCCGTGATGATTTCATCAGCTG TTGTGCTGAATATTATCTGGTGGATGGTTATGATTGCAGCCATTTTTTTAG GGGCTACACATCTGGACAATTGTCCACTTCAGCCCTGGATCCCCATTTACCTGATAGTGCTGGGAGGGGCCAGCATCTTTGCTCTGTCTCTGACCTACAGCACGAGAATCTGGGATGACGGATGTCCCGGCGTCATGAGCTATTGCTGCACGGCCTTCCTGCACTTCTTCACtttctgctggatcattgcag GCACCATCTGGGTTTATCCTGTTTATCCTCCCAACTACATATCTGGGGATCTGTACTGCCACAAGACAACCTACCTTTTTGCCTTCGTCGTCACCACACTGGTGTGGGCCTCGATGACTCTCGTGTTTGTCTGTGGGTGTTGCTGCTCTTGTGTGGGAGTTTGTAAGGCTGTGAGAGCCGGACGCAGATTGATACCCAACCGCTACTCGTTCTACGGTGCACTAAGTGAAGAACCGCCAGCTGGTGATGTGTGA
- the rpz2 gene encoding rapunzel 2 yields the protein MANAAQVKKNAVKVLCCVEKVSSFASSIDPLFGIVSSLVGVARKGLIDDEGHPLDKDFQAINTKLQSISEKNHQCLRKIRIDEVNETYGKYEEYIKHQYAAFNSMVAQVKKDPDNTQRHMETFEKIYERDKSDLSLDVYYRGVMGTNLLFGRTLLKVYLDNCEGDREIMERHCSHIAHLFHMGLIALMAYTAVTEDDEDEVRDKWAKRVEDIQKKMQEVLSQCKDKSS from the coding sequence ATGGCTAACGCAGCACAAGTCAAGAAAAACGCAGTTAAGGTGCTATGCTGTGTAGAGAAGGTGTCCTCCTTCGCCTCCTCCATCGACCCCCTCTTTGGTATAGTCTCATCCCTGGTTGGGGTGGCTCGCAAGGGCCTGATTGACGACGAGGGCCACCCCCTGGACAAGGACTTCCAGGCGATCAACACTAAACTGCAGAGCATTTCAGAAAAGAACCACCAATGCCTGAGGAAGATCCGCATTGATGAGGTGAACGAAACCTACGGCAAGTACGAGGAGTACATCAAACACCAGTATGCTGCCTTCAACAGCATGGTGGCGCAGGTGAAGAAAGATCCAGACAACACCCAGCGCCACATGGAGACCTTTGAGAAGATCTATGAGAGAGACAAGAGCGACTTGAGCCTCGATGTGTACTACCGCGGTGTGATGGGTACCAATTTGCTGTTTGGAAGAACCCTGCTGAAGGTGTACCTGGACAACTGCGAAGGCGACCGTGAGATCATGGAACGCCACTGTTCACACATCGCCCACCTGTTCCACATGGGCCTCATCGCCCTCATGGCCTACACAGCTGTTACAGAGGATGACGAAGATGAGGTGCGGGATAAGTGGGCCAAGAGGGTGGAGGACATCCAGAAGAAAATGCAGGAAGTGCTCAGTCAGTGCAAAGACAAGTCTTCCTGA